GGCTGAATGCAAACACAAACTTAATTCTTTTAACAGTGTTTAGAAATCGTTTTCCGAGTTTGTAAATGTAAACTATGTTTAGCAACTTCAAAGAGATGTGGCCGCAACCTGAATACTAATAAACcaaattaatacaaattgaTCGCTTGTTTACCTAGCATAGGGGCCTAGTGTTGTGAAAATGTGTTGTTCTTTCCGAAAGCAGGGGTGCATTCGGAATATTCGATTATTTATGCGACTTACAGCACTTTTGGCCATATTTCTGCCTATCGCCGCAATTATCACCACTAAGGGCATAGAAAACAGCTGATCCGTCTATACAATTTTGACGGTTTAATAAGCTTATTCTCGGCTAATTGCTGGATTTCGACAGTTTCGCAAGAATACAAAAGCCGTGTGCCGTGTGTAGCTGTGTGCAACGATCGACAGGCACCAATTTCTGGCAAAAAGCAACATGTGAGTACTTGAAATGAATCAAAAATAACTTTAAGAGAAAAGGGCTTCAAATGCGATTGCGGCTAAATATTCCATGTTTCATGTTTCACGCTGGCGTGTCTGCGACTGCAACTGATGTTAGCGGGTGACGTCACATTTCAATGTTTTGTGcgctttgtttttttcagGACCGAAAAGAGGCTGAAGGAGAGAATCCAGATGATGTCCTCCGAGGGAGAACGCATTATTGTTGATAGGAAAGTCGCCAAGCGATTTGTTGGAGAGAGCAGGATGGGAAATGAAATTGAGCATCTTTACTTTGAGAATGTAAGATCTATTGTTTTGCGGAAGCTAATTTTGTGGTCATACTATCATAGGGATGATCCTCAGCCCGAACTCAGCGATACCCAAGTAAAACAATGGTACACCCAATTCTTCGATGAGGATCAGGAAATTCTCTTGGAACTGGCTGAAATAGCCGATACCCTGGAAATAAAGAGGCTTTCCCATATAGCACGGCAACGGCTACTAGATGGTACAACACCTAAGAACAATTGAATAACTGCTCACGAGCTTCGATTTCAAAGTTAAACATATGTCTAGTAGTTCCCCTTAACTGTTAAAACGAAGTCACGAATTAAATGGTTCTGCAGATAATCACAGGTTTGTTTATCTTGAGATAAATGCCCAGGACCGAAGAACCTGGAGAACTTCTGCGCTGCCTTTCAAATCGTTCTCTCAAACCGGGGCAGCATTTACTCTAAGTCAGGGGTCGGCGCggccctgctgctgcgctgccgctTACGTACACGTGTGTAACAGTGATCGTAATGCCATACCAATACCATAACTGTCTACGCGCACAAGCGCTCTAACACCTCGTTCTCGCTGAAACCCCAACATGATTTTGGCAAAGCGAGACCGAGCTCAATCGAGTCCAAGCAACGAGACCCATATCAAGTCGGAATCGCGACTTCCTCTGCTGTCAACGAATTGCAAACACGAAAAGAAGAGAATCGGAGAGTGGGACAGGGagaatatcaaaaatatactCCAACGTTAAACAATCCTCTACACTGCTTCAAATGGCGTGCGTTCTttgaaaatcatttaattGTTGTCTCTGCCTGTGTGTCATACGCACCCAAGACACAAGATTTTGCAAATTGATTGTAGagcttttgcatatttattgtaGATATTGTACACTTAAGAACTCTTGTAGATTGATTGAAGGTGTAGATTGTAGATTTGAGTACTTTTGTAGAGTCCTTGATTGTAGAATCTCATTGTTGAACTGTTGGAGAGTGCAGGATTAATTTTAGACTAATGAACTTATGTATTCCTCCTGCAACTTGCCTAAAACATGCAATTATCCCACCCGCTCAGCCCTTAAAATCCATGGACCTTCAGTTGATGGCCCTTGGCCAATCCGATCTTAGTCAGCCACTGGCAAATGTTCTCCCGTTGATCGCCTTGGAGCTGTAGCACCTTCCCGTACTCCTGGTGCTCGATGACAGTGCCGTTGCAGGCAAACTCCTTCTTGCAGCTGCGTACAATTTTCTTGAGGTCGTACTCCTGCGAGAGACCCTGGACAGTGGTCAAAGTTTTGCGACCTTTGCGCTGctggatgcggatgtggacGAGTCCATCCTGGATATCGTCGTCGTTGCACTTCGAGGCATCCACAAAGGGATCACGAGTGTTTAGGTTTTGGATCGACATTTCCGTTAATAGTCGCGcgtaaaaaatatacaatacaataatcGAACTCTAAAAACGGAATACAAATTGAGAAAATCACAATGTGAATAAGCTGCAGCACACATTTACTTTGAAATACGGCAAGATTATGAAAGGCAACTTGATTTACCTTTCccagaaattaaaaaaataatttttgtttgttaggAACAATAAGACGACACGATATATACGGCTAGAGCGGCAGACTGAAATGAATTGGGAAATCTTCTATTTCATGAAAACTGCACGGCCTGCTGCTTTGGAAGGTGTCTATGCCATTCATCTGGCAGGCTTGGAAACTACAGTAGGATATTCTTTGATCAAAAGCAACTGTCAATGCCCCCCAATGGGTTTCGTTGGGGAAACATTCACTTTTTTGGTAGTAGTCGTGTGAGACAGACCTATTTATTTCTTGAAAAATATGTCTATTCAAAATTTTTAGAACAAAATTGTGGTGGAAACATAATTTAATCTAATATTCAAGGAACGCCCTTAGAGATATAATAAAAACCGTTCCCGTAGGAGACAGGTAAGATCCAAGACTACACATGAATCTATTAAATAAACAGCGAATTGCATTCCGTAAAATTACAATGGTAAACTGTAAATAGCATTGAAAGGATTTTACTTACATTTCTTTAACAGACTAACATGAACGAAAGCGTCGTGCGACGCGACCCCGCCTGAAGGAAGCTGACCACGATCATGCCGCAGCGAGTGGCGAGTCCGGGCGACGACAGAGTCAGCGAGAGCGTACAGTCGCTGCCACGGTAGTCGGTCGTCGCCTGGTTGGGCGTGTTCTGAACGCCACCATCGTGATGGGAGCGATCGGGCGGCGTGTTAAGGCGAGGTCCGTCAGCAGCACGGGATGGGCTTCGGTCGGGGTGTGCAACTTGCTGTCCAGCGGTAGCTCGACGAAGTGTTGTTGATGTGGAGAGTGTGCGACATCTGAAAGTGGTTGCTCCGTGGTTTGCTCAACATCTTCGTGCATCAAAGGTATTCGGTTGTGTTTCGTTCAGCTTATTGAACAGCTCGTCCACGGTACCGGGATTCTACGGGCTTATTCCATGACTGGTACTATAAGTGGTGCTGGCGGGCTGAATGCAAACACAAACTTAATTCTTTTAACAGTGTTTAGAAATCGTTTTCCGAGTTTGTAAATGTAAACTATGTTTAGCAACTTCAAAGAGATGTGGCCGCAACCTGAATACTAATAAACcaaattaatacaaattgaTCGCTTGTTTACCTAGCATAGGGGCCTAGTGTTGTGAAAATGTGTTGTTCTTTCCGAAAGCAGGGGTGCATTCGGAATATTCGATTATTTATGCGACTTACAGCACTTTTGGCCATATTTCTGCCTATCGCCGCAATTATCACCACTAAGGGCATAGAAAACAGCTGATCCGTCTATACAATTTTGACGGTTTAATAAGCTTATTCTCGGCTAATTGCTGGATTTCGACAGTTTCGCAAGAATACAAAAGCCGTGTGCCGTGTGTAGCTGTGTGCAACGATCGACAGGGCATTGCGTATTTCGAGCACCAATTTCTGGCAAAAAGCAACATGTGAGTACTTGAAATGAATCAAATATAACTTTACAAAAGAGAAAAGGGCTTCAAATGCGATTGCGGCTAAATATTCCATGTTTCatgttatatgtacatacatatgtgggcTTGGTGCACGCTGGCGTGTCTGCGACTGCAACTGATGTTAGCGGGTGACGTCACATTTCAATGTTTTGTGcgctttgtttttttcagGACCGAAAAGAGGCTGAAGGAGAGAATCCAGATGATGTCCTCCGAGGGAGAACGCATTATTGTTGATAGGAAAGTCGCCAAGCGATTTGTTGGAGAGAGCAGGATGGGAAATGAAATTGAGCATCTTTACTTTGAGAATGTAAGATCTATTGTTCTGCGGAAGCTAATTT
The sequence above is a segment of the Drosophila pseudoobscura strain MV-25-SWS-2005 chromosome X, UCI_Dpse_MV25, whole genome shotgun sequence genome. Coding sequences within it:
- the LOC117184595 gene encoding eukaryotic translation initiation factor eIF1-like, coding for MSIQNLNTRDPFVDASKCNDDDIQDGLVHIRIQQRKGRKTLTTVQGLSQEYDLKKIVRSCKKEFACNGTVIEHQEYGKVLQLQGDQRENICQWLTKIGLAKGHQLKVHGF
- the LOC26534418 gene encoding E3 ubiquitin ligase complex SCF subunit sconC-like isoform X1; translation: MTEKRLKERIQMMSSEGERIIVDRKVAKRFVGESRMGNEIEHLYFENVRSIVLRKLILWSYYHRDDPQPELSDTQVKQWYTQFFDEDQEILLELAEIADTLEIKRLSHIARQRLLDGTTPKNN
- the LOC26534418 gene encoding uncharacterized protein isoform X2, translating into MTEKRLKERIQMMSSEGERIIVDRKVAKRFVGESRMGNEIEHLYFENPELSDTQVKQWYTQFFDEDQEILLELAEIADTLEIKRLSHIARQRLLDGTTPKNN